From the genome of Vigna angularis cultivar LongXiaoDou No.4 chromosome 11, ASM1680809v1, whole genome shotgun sequence, one region includes:
- the LOC108333216 gene encoding protein trichome birefringence-like 42 translates to MQFEMVFSLWLGPLLLASAFVWALASPPPYQRCDFSEGKWVIDETSSHPLYDASRDCPFIGQGFDCLRNGRPDKEYLNYRWKPSGCDLPRFDGKKFLERNTGKKMMFVGDSISNNMWQSLTCLLHIAVPNSTYISTSQTQQLLVFSFPEYKASIMWLKNGFLVDLAIDKEKGRILKLDTISSGDQWKGVDVLIFNSYHWWTHTGHSQAWDYFQIGTELIKDMDHMEAFKIGLTTWAKWVDSNIDPSKTRVLFQGIAASHVDKKGCLRQTKPEEGAMAAYPGVDIVKKVISNMANPVELLDITVLTQLRRDGHPSIYTGRGTSFDDCSHWCLAGVPDAWNEILYAVLLGN, encoded by the exons ATGCAATTTGAAATGGTGTTCTCCCTGTGGTTGGGTCCTCTGCTCCTAGCCTCAGCTTTTGTATGGGCACTGGCATCTCCTCCACCATACCAAAGATGCGATTTTTCTGAGGGAAAATGGGTCATTGATGAAACCTCTTCCCACCCTCTCTATGATGCTTCAAGGGACTGTCCTTTCATTGGCCAAGGATTTGATTGCTTAAGAAATGGCAGACCAGATAAGGAGTACCTCAATTATAGATGGAAGCCCTCTGGTTGTGACCTTCCAAG GTTTGATGGTAAGAAGTTCTTGGAGAGAAACACAGGAAAGAAGATGATGTTTGTGGGGGACTCCATAAGTAACAACATGTGGCAGTCACTCACTTGTCTGCTTCACATTGCAGTCCCAAACTCAACTTACATTTCAACGAGTCAGACACAGCAACTTCTCGTGTTTTCGTTTCCG GAGTACAAAGCTTCAATCATGTGGTTGAAAAATGGGTTCTTAGTAGATTTGGctattgataaagaaaaaggcAGGATTTTGAAGTTGGACACCATTAGCTCTGGGGATCAGTGGAAAGGAGTTgatgttttgattttcaattctTACCATTGGTGGACTCACACAGGACACTCTCAAGC GTGGGATTACTTTCAAATAGGGACTGAGCTGATCAAGGACATGGATCACATGGAAGCTTTCAAGATTGGACTCACTACTTGGGCTAAATGGGTTGATTCTAACATTGACCCTTCAAAGACTAGAGTTTTGTTTCAGGGAATTGCTGCTTCCCATGTTGA CAAAAAGGGGTGCCTAAGGCAAACTAAACCAGAGGAAGGAGCAATGGCAGCATATCCTGGTGTGGATATTGTGAAGAAAGTTATCAGTAACATGGCAAATCCTGTAGAATTGCTAGACATCACTGTGCTTACACAACTGAGGAGAGATGGTCATCCCTCTATCTACACAGGGCGTGGAACTTCTTTTGATGACTGTAGTCACTGGTGTTTGGCTGGTGTTCCTGATGCTTGGAATGAAATTTTGTATGCTGTTCTACTTGGAAATTAG